Within Candidatus Goldiibacteriota bacterium HGW-Goldbacteria-1, the genomic segment AGTCTATGGTAATGATGGAGTAATAAAAGGTGAAACGTATTATTCCAATGAAGGTTTTGGAACTCCCAAGGGCTCTTCGTGGAAAAGCGCGGGCACGGACTTATATCCGATGTGGAACTTTACTTACAGGGGAACAAATCAAATAGCGGAAACTTTTAACGGAACAAAATCCATACACGATAAATTTTTTGCGGGTAATATTTATTTCATGAAGTATAGCGAGTATTCAGGAATGTGGGAAAATGCCAATATCCCGCATCCATATACCACGGATATAACAGATGTCGTATTTGACAGTTTATCTGCAAGCGCAACCGGCATGCCGTATATGTTTGATGTGGCGTCAAATGGTAAGGCTTACGCTGCTGATATTAATTTAAGGGATAATGTTTGGGAATATGATGGAAGTGTATGGAGGCTAATATCACCTTCAAGCAGAATTATAATGCCCGGAACTTCAAAAAACATAATAAAAGATATCCGTACGCCGGGTGAATCTTTGTGGTTATCGCTAAATTCCATGAATGGCAAAGCTGCCGCAAAAAATCTTGGGGCGTTGGGTTTTGCGATATTTGACGGTGTTGATTCCGCGACAGCAAGCGGTATTTTAAAAATGAAAAGTGACACATATGGCTGGACAACAAAGGGAGTGCTTGATAATGGTTCTTTTAACGCGTTTCCGGCCCGGCCTTCTACTAATATAGTTTATTATATTGCCCCTTATGCCGGTTCTTATTCTTCGAATTTTGATTTATACAGCAGGGTTTATCCTGAAAAAAACGGTTCAGTTTATAATTTATTCTGTTCTACTGATTTTTTAAGAAGTGGAACTCCACAAAAATTAGGTTATGGTATTTCAAAATGGAACGGGGAAAAATGGAATTTTCAGTATATAGAGCCTCATCTTAGTTCATATGAAAATTTAAGTTCTGGCTACAGCAGAATTGCTGATTTTGCGTTCCGTTCATCCACGGATGGATATGCCCTGATAAGGCGTATGAATTCAGGTGTTACAGAGGCTGAATCATCGGCTGTTTTGCAGTATAACGGTACAGGCTGGAGCAGGTCAGAACTTCCCGGAGACCTTGATGTATACAGCACAAATATAGAAGGTAATAACGCAAAAGATTTTATAGCTGCAGAATACGGGCAGATACTGGAAAGGGACAGGGTAATGGTGACTGTTACACCGCCATTAACGCCCGGTGTTACTGTTTATAGCACTCCTCAGCCCACCGGATATGTTCATTTAGTCTGGCAAGCTGTGTTAAATACAGGCAGCGAAATAAACGGATACAACATATACAGAAAATATGACAATGAAGATTTTATTTATGTGGGCACAACTGATAAGAACACAACAGAATTTTCAGATTATCGTTTTATGACGGTAAAAGGCGACTATACTTACAAAATTACCGCTTTTGACAGATTTGGTAATGAAAGCGAAGCGTCACAGGCACTACCCGTGAATATAGGTTATTTATATACCCCGACTTCTACGCCTTCTGTCATATTCACGCAGACGTTTACACCAACATATACAGCAACACCGGCAAATGTTGCATGGGCTCAATACGGGCATGACACAAAACATACGTTTAAAAGTAATTATGCGGGTTATGCGCCGGCCGCGCCCACTGCGGTTACCGGAGTTAATGTTGCGCTTAATTTCTATGCTCCTGACAATATCGGCGACATTGTTGCGGATAAATCAGGAAATATATATTTTCATACAACGGATGAACAGCAGAATTATATATTCAGAATAAGCGCAGCCGGGGAAATGGATTATGTTATTACAAGAAACGGCACGAATTCCGGAATAGGCCTTTCAGAGAATGGAAACCTGTATTATTCAGTTTTTGACCCGTATCCGTCACCCACAACAGGGCTTACATCCTATGCCGGTTTACACGCAATGGATGCTATTTCCGGCGAAAACAGATGGAACATAAGCAATGACTGGTTCTCTGACCATATGCAGCCGGGGGATGGTGTGCTGTATGCGTATTCAAGAAGCAACGGAATAAGAAAAATAAGTGACAATGTTACATCGGCAACGCCTATATGGAGCGCGGGAAGGGCATTGTGCCAGCGGATGACCGGTAATAATGCGGCAATAGATGGCGAAGGAAATGTATATTTTACGGAACCTGTCAGTGTATCAGGATGTTTAAGTCAGAGCGGAATAAAGGTTGTGAAATATAATTCCGCGGGCGATAAAATTAGCGAAGTTTCAATAGAGCAGACGGGAAAAACTTTTGAATATGAAAATTCAGAAATTCTTATTGATGACCAGAATTTATCCGGCAATTCCCTTTATGTGCGTGTAATTGATAACAGCAATAAAATATATTATGTGGTTATAAATACGGCTTTAAGCGCAATCAGCAAATTTATTGATACGGGCTTAATATATTCGGGCAGCAGCAGATATCCGCTGGGTGCTATAGGGAATAAAGCAAGCGCCCGTGGATTGTATTATCTTGCAAAGTATAATGCAAAAAATACCGTTATGTTCTATTCGGCGGGAACGTCAAACCCTGTGGCAATAGGAACAACAGGGACATACCTTGGTACTGATGATATTTATTATTCCGATATGATACTTGATAAGAACAATGACATATATATCGGAAATGAAACAAACATGTATAAGTTTACATCTTTGGGTGCGGTTAAAATGAAGATGGATTGTGTAGGCAACAAAAAGGCCGCAATAATAACGGGAAACAGCAGAGTTTATTTTGACAATAACCGGCAGATAATAGGATTAGGCAATGGAACGGGTATTTCTCCGCTTCCTACGGCAGTTAACGCGCCTATAACTGCGTGGGTTTCTATTGTTGGAAGTCAGCTGGTTTTAACATGGAACGAAGTGCCGGGCGCTGTAAGTTATAATATTTATAAGGCTGCCAGCCCATATCAGCAGATAAACGCAGAACCTGTAACCTCAACTTCTTACGAAGTTTCAGATCTTGAATCCGGCGCATTGTATTACTTCCTTATCACATCGGTTGATGAATATGAACGCGAAAGCAATATTTCAAATGAAATGCAAGTTATATACGGTACCGCGACTATAACTCCTACAGTGACACCCACAATTACGCCTACGCCGTATCCCACAACCGGTACACATAAACTGGACTTAAAAGTGGCAAACGCGCAGGCTGATAATGACTGCAGCGCGAATGGAAGCACAAGCAAAGAAGCGCATTTTGATTTTAAGATAGTCAATAATGACAGTGTGGCTGTTAACATTAATACGCTTAAGGTGAAAATGTGGTTTAAAGATACCAGAAATGTCGAACAAAATGGCTTTTATGGCGGTGAATTAAAGGATGCTTCGGGCAACTGGATAGCCAATGTAAGCGGTTATGTAAGCGTTAATAACTCATCTCCGTCGCCTGAATGTTCAATAGAATCAGGCAGATATGCATCCAAAACCGCCGTTTTAATATTTACCACGGATTATAATCTTCCGGCAAACGGCGGGTACGCCAACAGCCTTGACGGTAAACTATATTTAAATACATGGCATGATCCTTTTGATTCCGGTTGTGACGATTATTCCAGGCTTGGTACATCAAATATATATGCCGATGACACGCATTTTGCGTTGTACGAAAATGATATTCTGGTGACAGAATGGTCCAACTCATCTGGATATGACATCAACACGGGAAAAGAACCGTGCTTGCCGCCTACGGCGACAATAACCGCAACATTCAGCGCAACGCCTACAGTGACAGAAACAATTTACGCAAGCTCAACGCTTACAAATACAATATCACCGACATCCACCGATACCCCTGTTTTAACAGAGACTCCGACATTTACTGTTTCACCTACAGGTACCGATACCCCAACAGAAACTATTACGCCAAGCGTAACAGAAACAGATACTGAAACGTCCACGGCAACGGTTACAGAAACTACAACTGAAACCGCGACCGAAACAAATACGCAGACAGTAACTGAAACGGTAACTGATACGCCTTTTGTGACTGCAACCCCTACTGCTACTGTAACAGAGACGGCAACGCCGTATGAAGGACTGTCAGAAGCGGTTGATAATTCAAATCTGGAAATATTTACAGGCGGCCATGCCGGCTGGTTTAAAGATACACAGGAATATAATTATGACGGTGACAGCGCGAAAAGCGGCATAATAACTCATCAGCAGAGATCTGTCATGCAGACAGAAGTTACGGGTTATGCTAAAGTTACCTTCATGTGGAAAGTTTCTTCTGAATCCGCTTATGATTATTTGGTATTCAGTGTTGATGATACGGTAATTCACAGTATAAGCGGAAATGTAAATTGGAAAGAGGAAGTCTGCGAAATTTCCGCAGGCCCGCACACGCTTAAGTGGGAATACATAAAAGACGGAAGCGTAAATTACGGAGAAGATTGCGGATGGGTTGACAGGGTGCAAATAATACAAACAACACCGACGGCAACATATACAATAACAGAGACGCGTACAGAAACTCCAATAGTCACAGAAACACCGACATCCACATTGACAGCCACGCAGACAATGACGGAAACCGTAACAGAGACTTCTACTGAAACAAACACGGCTACCATAACAGAAACCGCTGTGGATACTCCGTTCTGTACTGAAACGCCGACAGCAACTGTAACAAACACAAATACTGAAAGTGCAACTCCAAGCATTACACAGACGCCTACAGTAACAGGTACGGCAACTGTGACTTCAACGGCGGTGCTTGACAGTTATGAACCGGATAACAGCTATAGCAGCGCTAAAACGATACAGCCGCAGGAAACGCAGGTAAGAAGTATCGCGCCTGCCGGCGATTCGGATATTGCAAAGTTTACGCTTACAGCTGATTCCAATGTTGTAATTGAAACAAGCGGCAATTTAAGTTCAGATACCGCAATGTGGCTGTATCAGGAAATTTCGGGGGAAGAAATAAACCTGATAGCTTTTGATGATGATAACGGGACCGGAAGATATTCAATGATTGCCACAGTGCTTGAGCCCGGAACATATTACATAAAAGTGGAAAAATACGGCAATGATGAAGATATATATGAATATTATCTTAAGTTGAATGCTTCTGCGGTGCCGACAGCAACGCCTACAATAACCATTACCGGCACAAATACCGGAACGCCTACAGGAACGTGTACAATGACAGGTACGCCCACCGGTACGGCTACAGAGACTGCAACGCCTTCTATGACAGGAACGTGCACTATTACAGTTACTTATACACAGACTCCCACAGAGACGGCAACACCTTCAATAACGCAGACCCACACGGCAAGCCCGACAGTCACGGCAACGGTATGCCTGAACCTGAATGTCACTTACAGGGCTGCGGATATTAATGACAATACAAATTCTCCGCTGCCGCAGTTTATGATAATAAATAACAGCCCTAATGCAATAGATATCAATAAGATACAGGTAAAGTACTGGTATAGGTTTGAAGGGACGGGAACAGAAACGTCTTATGTCAATTCTGTATTAAGAAGCGGAACTCACATTGAAGGTGATACAACGTGTACAATAATAAGCGGCAGTTATCCTTTACAGCAGGACAGATATCTGTTGGTATCGTTTGGGACGCAGGCGGGCAGTCTGGGAAATGGCGCACAGGATTATCTTGAAATCAATGCGCAGTTTCATACAGATACATGGAGCTCGTATAACCAAATTAATGACTATAGTTTCTTAAATTCCTCGGCATATACGGCAAATTACCATTTAACTGTTTATTATGATGGGCAGCTTGTTTGGGGACAGGAACCAGAGGACAGCCCGCTGTAGTGAAGATGTTTGTTATAAAAAAAGTTTGTGAATACTATAAAAACAGAGGTAATAAATGAAAAAAATCAGCATGATAATTATTGGGGTAATAATCTTTTCTGTTTCTGTTTATGCAGATAAGAAAGCAGAAAACGTCATGGCGAAAGCATTTGAAAGCATGACGCAGATACAGAATGTTGAAGCCATAGCGGTTACTGAAATTAAGAATGAAAAAAACGGCAGTGTGAAAGTGGAAGCGTTGGAAGCTAAAAAAGTGACTGTAATAAAACCATACCAAAAGATAATAAAAAAACTGGATTATACGACTAAAACAGAACTGCCCGGGCAGGATACAGCCGGAGCAGACTTAATACCTGCCGCGCAGGAACAAAAGTATCTGTATCCCAAATGTCTTTTTGGGATGCAGGAATACTTTGAAAACTTTGATTTTGCGCTTTTTGACAAAGACGAAAGGATTAAACAGGGCAAAGAAGAAGTTATTGCGATAAAGAAAGGGCAGGAAACGGAATATCCGCAGATAAGAATAACAGTAAATGGAAATGATGTTGAAATGATGAAATTCTTTGCCATGGACGGAAAGAAATATTATGAACTTATTGTGGATAAGACAGAAAAAATAAAAGCCATAAATGTTCCTGTTGAAATGACAGAAAAGTTTTATACCAACAACGGGACAATGATTAATGTGCTAAAATATGAAAATATAAATTTTTAAATTATCATACCTTGGAAGCGCAAAAGACCTTATTGAAAGCATTCAGGATAAAGTAATGGACTTAAAATACGGGTTTGTGTTTTGATTAATAGAGTGTGTTTAACTGTAAATTCCGCCCACTGATACATGTTAGGGCAAGTTTTCGTTAAGGTTTTTCATGCTTAAAATCAAGTTTTTATCCTTGTAATAAAAAATCCCAAATTGTATAATAAAGAGCCTTGTGAAATCGTTTCACAAGGCTTTTTGCCTTATTATACAAGCAGTTTTGCTTGTGAAATCATTTCACAAGCATATATATTATTTTTGATGGCTGTTATTACATTATTCTTAAAAGGGTGATTATTATGGGCAGATTTGATGAAGTGGCAAAGAAAAGCGTAATGCAGATTAAACCGTATGTTCCGGGGAAACCCGCGGCGGTTGTACAAAGGGAGCTTGGCTTAAAGGATGTAATTAAACTTGCATCCAATGAAAATCCGCTTGGGCCTTCCAAAGCGGCGGTTAAAGCAATGGCAAAGGCATTGAACACGCTTAATATATATCCGGAAAGCGGCGCCTTTGAATTAAGAAAAGCGCTGGCAAAACGCCTTAGGGTAAAGCCCGAAACCTTGTTTTTCGGCAATGGCAGCAATGAACTGCTTCAGATTATTGCGGAAGCATTTGTCTCGCCGGGCGATGAAGTAATGTTTTCGGCTGTTTCTTTTGTGGTGTATTCTATAGCCGCGAACATAGCCGGCGGCACTATAATACAGATACCGCAGGATAATTTCAGCCACAATATAGACGGTTTTATTTCAAGGCTGTCGCCTAAGACAAAACTTATTTTTATATGCAATCCTAACAATCCTACGGGGACAATAATATCAAAAGCGGAATTTGAAAAGTTAATGCAGGCAGTCCCCAAGAACGTTATAGTTGTCCTTGACGAGGCGTATTTTGAATATGTGGACGCCAAAGATTTTCCGGACGGCATTAAGTACCTTTCAAAGTATCCCAACCTTATCGTGTTAAGGACTTTTTCAAAGATTTACGGGCTTGCGGGAGTCCGCGCCGGTTACGGTATTGCGGATGCGGATATTGTTTCTATAATAGAAAGGATAAGGCCGCCTTTTAACATCAACTCCCTTGCGCAGGCAGGCGCGCTTGCGGCCTTAGGTGATAAAGCACATCTGTCCGCCACGCTTAAAACAAATAAAGAAGGGCGCGCTTATCTTTACGCGGAGCTTAAAAAACTGGGGATAAAATTTGTCCCCACGCAGGCAAACTTTATTTTTGTAATGTTTGATAAAAATGCCAGGATATATTTTGAAGAACTTCAGAAAAAAGGCGTAATTATCAGGACGGTGTTTGATAATTTTGGAAGGATTACCATAGGTACAATGAAAGAGAATAAAAGGCTTATTAAAGCCTTAAACGATATAAAGTAAAAAACAAAACCAGGAGGAACAGAAATATGATTATTGTATTAAAACCAAAAACAACTAAGGCGCAGATAAACCACATTGTTAAAAAGATTGCGGGTTTTAAACTGCGCGCGCAGGTATCAAAGGGAAAAGAACGCACAATAATTGCCGTGATAGGCGATGAAAGGGTGCTGTCAACTGTTCCTGTGGAAGCTTTCCCGGGCGTGGAAAAAGTAATGACAGTATTAAAACCGTATAAGCTTGCCAGCAAGGATTTCAGAAAAGAGCCTTCAATTATAGACCTTGGATTGGGAGTGAAAATAGGCGGAAATCATATTGCCATGATAGCAGGGCCGTGTTCCGTTGAAAGCAGGGAGCAGCTTTTAGCCACAGCCAAAGCCGTGAAAGCAGCGGGCGCCAACGTGTTAAGGGGCGGCGCTTTTAAACCAAGGACATCTCCTTACGCTTTTCAGGGAATGGCTGAAGAGGGTTTAAAGATACTTGCGGAAGCAAGGGAACTATACAAAATGCCGGTTGTAACAGAAGTGCTTGATACAAGGCATGTGGAACTTGTAAATAAATACGCGGACTGTTTTCAGATAGGCGCGCGTAATATGCAGAACTTTGAACTTTTAAAAGAAGTGGGCAAAATGAACAAACCGGTGCTTTTAAAAAGAGGGCTTATGTCCACGGTTAAAGAGTGGCTTATGTCCGCGGAATACATCCTTGCCAACGGCAACATGAACGTAATTTTATGCGAACGCGGGATAAGGACTTTTGAAACCGAAACAAGAAACACCCTTGACTTATCCGCAATACCGCTTGTTAAGTCGTTAAGCCATCTTCCCGTGGTATCTGACCCTTCACACGGCACAGGCAAAAAGCCGCTTATTTATCCGATGGCATTGGCATCAGTTGCGGCAGGCGCGGACGGTGTTTTAATTGAAGTTCATCCCAAGCCGGAAACAGCACTATCAGACGGCGACCAGTCATTATTGCCTTTAGAATACAAGAAGCTTGTTGACGACGCAAGAAAAGTGGCAAAGGCGATTGGAAGGACGCTTTAAAGGCGCAGCTAGGCAGCTAGGCAGCTAGGCAGCTAGGCAGCTAGGCAGCTAGGCAGCTAGGCGGATAGGCGGATAGGCGGATAGGCGGATAGGCGGATAGGCGGATAGGCGGATAGGCGGATAGGTCTGGTACTGGTAGGCGCACCTTTTAAGGTGCGGTTGTAGCGAGCCTGTGAGCGGAAATCCCGGCAATGAAGCGAATGTATGAGCGAAAGTAGGCGGGACAGTTGGTGTTGATTTTGATTTTAAAAAAATATAAACAACGCACCCTAAAGGGTGCGGCTACCAAGGCTAAATCTAATAAAGAGATAGCAAGAGC encodes:
- a CDS encoding histidinol-phosphate transaminase — encoded protein: MAKKSVMQIKPYVPGKPAAVVQRELGLKDVIKLASNENPLGPSKAAVKAMAKALNTLNIYPESGAFELRKALAKRLRVKPETLFFGNGSNELLQIIAEAFVSPGDEVMFSAVSFVVYSIAANIAGGTIIQIPQDNFSHNIDGFISRLSPKTKLIFICNPNNPTGTIISKAEFEKLMQAVPKNVIVVLDEAYFEYVDAKDFPDGIKYLSKYPNLIVLRTFSKIYGLAGVRAGYGIADADIVSIIERIRPPFNINSLAQAGALAALGDKAHLSATLKTNKEGRAYLYAELKKLGIKFVPTQANFIFVMFDKNARIYFEELQKKGVIIRTVFDNFGRITIGTMKENKRLIKALNDIK
- the aroF gene encoding 3-deoxy-7-phosphoheptulonate synthase gives rise to the protein MIIVLKPKTTKAQINHIVKKIAGFKLRAQVSKGKERTIIAVIGDERVLSTVPVEAFPGVEKVMTVLKPYKLASKDFRKEPSIIDLGLGVKIGGNHIAMIAGPCSVESREQLLATAKAVKAAGANVLRGGAFKPRTSPYAFQGMAEEGLKILAEARELYKMPVVTEVLDTRHVELVNKYADCFQIGARNMQNFELLKEVGKMNKPVLLKRGLMSTVKEWLMSAEYILANGNMNVILCERGIRTFETETRNTLDLSAIPLVKSLSHLPVVSDPSHGTGKKPLIYPMALASVAAGADGVLIEVHPKPETALSDGDQSLLPLEYKKLVDDARKVAKAIGRTL